A single genomic interval of Dyella sp. GSA-30 harbors:
- a CDS encoding peptide-N4-asparagine amidase, giving the protein MSHRALARRALYVASLCALGFAGTVYAGGVSQPTVGSSNTVVADPAVPRPAGTPCVVELFSNESFTDASNHPFNYAPPAGCQGNWSKVVLEADFSISGNAQSDITNIWVGGVNLFYGSTPVPSATLSPSWHVERDLTDYTALLKSSQQGQALVDKIFSGNNQGTVQGTARLLFYPGKPAATAPDAVYSLSSDPIGATTTLLNSSAAMSKTFTLPLNVQKAYLDVFAQAQELDTLWFTCVPDQFAGQVAACGGGNFRETEVSIDGQPAGVAPVYPSVYSDGVDSNLWQPTPGVQTLNFIPYRVDLTPFAGVLSNGQPHTVSVSVVGAHSGFAATAALLVYRDANSQQVTGSVTRNTLAGQPATPTISDTLQVDAQGNVTGAINTTISRQFVIEGVANTSKGRVQSTVTQTVGFDNTQTFTINGTQYHQITSQTASVDSNSQSKIGALITGDYREKVSYPLNLDFNETVTDQGDLNIASSIQQGYKKHLAHRLFGVDLFSANVSNTVNSGNTQVFAADGSTSNVGQQSSQDFSYTDSLLGCYNASLTTSAGALASFTNGKGCIGGVNRVSSFTHPDGSPDGGNASLLW; this is encoded by the coding sequence ATGTCGCATCGCGCTTTGGCTCGTCGCGCCCTTTACGTGGCTAGCTTGTGTGCCCTGGGTTTTGCGGGCACGGTTTATGCCGGCGGGGTTTCTCAACCCACGGTCGGTTCCTCCAACACTGTCGTGGCCGATCCGGCCGTGCCGCGTCCGGCCGGTACGCCGTGCGTGGTCGAGTTGTTCAGCAATGAAAGCTTTACCGACGCCAGCAATCATCCGTTCAACTATGCGCCGCCCGCCGGTTGCCAGGGCAATTGGTCGAAAGTGGTGCTGGAAGCGGATTTCTCCATCAGTGGCAATGCGCAGTCCGACATCACCAATATCTGGGTCGGCGGTGTGAATCTGTTCTACGGCTCTACGCCGGTACCTTCCGCCACGCTGTCACCGAGCTGGCATGTCGAGCGTGATCTGACCGACTACACCGCGTTGCTCAAGTCTTCGCAGCAAGGTCAGGCTCTGGTCGACAAGATCTTCTCCGGCAACAACCAGGGCACCGTTCAAGGCACCGCCCGCCTGTTGTTCTACCCGGGCAAGCCGGCCGCGACCGCGCCGGATGCGGTGTACTCGCTGAGCAGCGACCCCATCGGTGCCACCACGACACTGCTCAACTCGTCCGCAGCCATGAGCAAGACCTTCACGCTGCCGCTCAACGTGCAGAAGGCTTACCTGGACGTGTTCGCGCAGGCCCAGGAGCTCGATACGCTGTGGTTCACCTGCGTACCCGACCAGTTCGCCGGCCAGGTGGCAGCCTGCGGTGGCGGCAATTTCCGCGAAACCGAAGTGAGCATCGATGGCCAGCCGGCCGGCGTAGCCCCGGTGTACCCGTCGGTCTATAGCGACGGTGTCGATTCGAACCTGTGGCAACCGACACCGGGCGTGCAGACGCTCAACTTCATCCCGTATCGCGTCGACCTGACGCCGTTCGCCGGTGTCTTGAGCAACGGCCAGCCGCATACGGTCTCCGTGAGCGTTGTCGGTGCCCACAGTGGTTTCGCTGCCACCGCCGCGCTGCTGGTGTACCGCGATGCCAACAGCCAGCAGGTGACGGGTAGCGTGACACGCAACACGCTGGCCGGCCAGCCGGCCACGCCGACCATCAGCGATACGCTGCAGGTCGATGCCCAGGGCAACGTAACCGGTGCGATCAACACCACGATCAGCCGTCAGTTCGTGATCGAAGGTGTTGCCAACACCTCGAAGGGCCGTGTGCAGTCGACGGTGACGCAGACGGTGGGCTTCGATAACACCCAGACCTTCACCATCAATGGCACTCAGTATCACCAGATCACCAGCCAGACCGCATCGGTCGACAGCAACAGCCAGAGCAAGATCGGCGCGCTGATCACCGGTGATTACCGTGAGAAGGTCAGCTATCCGCTCAACCTGGATTTCAACGAGACCGTCACTGATCAGGGCGACCTCAACATCGCCAGCTCGATCCAGCAGGGCTACAAGAAGCATCTGGCACATCGCCTCTTTGGCGTCGACCTCTTCAGCGCCAATGTGTCCAATACCGTCAACAGCGGCAACACGCAGGTCTTCGCCGCCGACGGTTCGACCTCGAACGTCGGCCAGCAGAGCTCGCAGGACTTCAGCTATACCGACTCCCTGCTGGGCTGCTACAACGCCTCGCTGACCACGTCGGCCGGCGCGCTCGCCAGCTTCACGAATGGCAAGGGCTGCATTGGCGGCGTAAACCGCGTGTCTTCGTTCACCCATCCGGATGGTTCGCCGGACGGTGGCAACGCCAGCCTGCTCTGGTAA